In the genome of Magnolia sinica isolate HGM2019 chromosome 2, MsV1, whole genome shotgun sequence, one region contains:
- the LOC131228814 gene encoding auxin-responsive protein SAUR64-like, producing MINPKKLVEMARRGQKVAATGRKRRISFSRTDGDADSSGCTTSVPNKGHFVVYTTDGTRFVVPLEFLNNPIFIELLKMSEDEFGLPGNGPIKFPCDEIFMEYIISLVRRHVSGNVEKALIISVAAGRCSTSSLLIQGHANQNVLLPSF from the coding sequence ATGATTAACCCCAAGAAGCTTGTGGAGATGGCGAGGAGAGGGCAAAAAGTAGCTGCCACAGGTAGGAAGAGGAGAATCTCATTTTCAAGAACTGATGGCGATGCGGATTCAAGTGGATGCACCACATCGGTTCCCAACAAGGGGCATTTTGTTGTATACACGACCGATGGAACGCGTTTTGTGGTTCCCTTGGAATttctcaacaaccccattttcATAGAGTTGCTCAAAATGTCTGAAGATGAATTTGGTTTGCCGGGCAATGGGCCAATTAAATTTCCATGTGATGAGATCTTCATGGAGTATATCATCTCGTTGGTTCGGAGGCACGTGTCTGGAAATGTAGAGAAGGCGTTGATCATCTCCGTGGCTGCAGGTCGGTGCTCAACATCTTCCTTGCTCATTCAAGGACATGCCAACCAAAATGTACTTCTCCCTAGTTTTTAA